In Rhizobium sp. N324, a single genomic region encodes these proteins:
- a CDS encoding ThuA domain-containing protein has product MAIRTVVWGENIHETTNDIVRGIYPEGMHTTIANALNADPAISATTATLQEPEHGLSEARLAETDVLTWWGHKDHGAVSDVVVERVARRVWEGMGLLVLHSGHFSKIFKRLMGTPCALKWREAGERERLWTINPRHPIAAGIGEHFELENEEMYGEQFSVPEPLETVFISWFQGGEVFRSGLTWRRGAGNIFYFRPGHETYPTYHDANVQKVLINGVKWAYNPQGALTAITDAPNVPVEKALEPIVERGPKLHQAGEAGYR; this is encoded by the coding sequence ATGGCCATTCGCACCGTCGTCTGGGGAGAGAATATCCACGAGACCACCAATGATATCGTCCGCGGCATTTATCCCGAAGGCATGCATACGACGATCGCCAATGCGCTGAACGCCGATCCAGCCATCTCGGCGACGACCGCGACGCTGCAGGAGCCGGAGCATGGGCTGAGCGAGGCACGCCTTGCCGAAACCGATGTGCTGACCTGGTGGGGTCACAAGGATCATGGCGCGGTCTCCGACGTCGTCGTCGAGCGCGTCGCCAGGCGCGTCTGGGAAGGCATGGGCCTGCTGGTGCTGCATTCCGGCCATTTCTCGAAAATCTTCAAGCGGCTGATGGGCACGCCCTGCGCACTGAAATGGCGCGAGGCCGGTGAGCGCGAGCGCCTGTGGACGATCAATCCGCGCCACCCGATCGCCGCAGGCATCGGCGAACATTTCGAGCTCGAAAACGAGGAAATGTACGGCGAGCAGTTTTCGGTGCCGGAGCCGCTGGAAACGGTGTTCATCTCCTGGTTCCAGGGCGGCGAAGTGTTCCGCTCGGGTCTGACCTGGCGGCGCGGCGCCGGCAACATCTTCTATTTCCGCCCTGGCCACGAGACCTATCCGACCTATCACGACGCCAATGTCCAGAAGGTGCTGATCAACGGCGTCAAGTGGGCCTATAACCCGCAAGGCGCGTTGACTGCTATCACCGACGCTCCAAATGTGCCGGTAGAAAAGGCGCTGGAGCCGATCGTCGAACGCGGCCCGAAACTGCACCAGGCCGGCGAAGCCGGTTACCGCTGA
- a CDS encoding DMT family transporter, with protein sequence MSQAAVYGLLFAAIVLEVIGTTALQLSQQFTRIGPTVLVVACYAAAFYCLSLTLKSIPVGIAYAIWSALGIVLISSVGLVFFKQRLDLPAIVGLGLIISGVVVVNLFSKSISH encoded by the coding sequence ATGAGCCAGGCTGCCGTCTACGGGCTGTTGTTTGCCGCCATCGTGCTCGAGGTCATCGGCACGACCGCGCTGCAGCTGTCGCAGCAGTTCACCCGTATCGGGCCGACTGTGCTCGTCGTCGCCTGTTATGCGGCCGCCTTCTATTGCCTGTCGCTGACGCTGAAAAGCATTCCTGTCGGCATCGCCTATGCAATTTGGAGCGCTTTGGGAATCGTGCTGATTTCCTCGGTCGGTCTGGTCTTCTTCAAGCAGCGTCTCGATCTGCCGGCCATCGTCGGGCTCGGGCTGATCATTTCAGGCGTTGTCGTCGTCAATCTCTTCTCGAAATCAATTTCTCATTGA
- a CDS encoding TetR/AcrR family transcriptional regulator produces MSNAHHRKKQPVLVRQQLLDVAARLAASEGMAAVTLDAVSAASSVSKGGLLHHFPTKNALLDALFESLLEKFDADIEELMRGDPLPQGRFTRAYVRAVSGLKDRPDDSRSWTQVTIALLAEPRLRLRWRQWVQARAEEYVGTDSSLDAQLVRFAADGLWFADTLESHDIDGVLRRDLIDRLVELTGK; encoded by the coding sequence ATGTCGAACGCCCATCATCGCAAGAAACAGCCTGTCCTCGTGCGCCAGCAGTTGCTGGATGTCGCGGCGCGTCTTGCTGCCAGCGAAGGTATGGCCGCGGTCACGCTCGATGCGGTGTCCGCCGCCTCCAGCGTCAGCAAGGGCGGGCTGCTGCATCACTTCCCGACGAAGAATGCGCTGCTTGATGCCCTGTTCGAGAGCCTGCTCGAAAAGTTCGACGCCGATATAGAGGAACTGATGCGTGGCGATCCGCTGCCGCAGGGCCGTTTTACCCGCGCCTATGTGAGGGCCGTATCCGGTCTCAAGGATCGTCCCGACGATTCCAGGAGCTGGACGCAGGTGACGATCGCGCTTCTTGCCGAACCCCGGCTGCGCCTTCGCTGGCGCCAATGGGTGCAGGCGCGGGCGGAAGAATATGTCGGCACCGATTCCTCCCTCGACGCGCAGCTCGTGCGTTTCGCCGCCGACGGGCTGTGGTTTGCAGATACGCTGGAAAGCCATGATATCGACGGCGTTCTGAGGCGGGACCTCATTGATCGCCTTGTCGAACTGACCGGGAAATAA